Part of the Phycisphaeraceae bacterium genome, CCGTTACGCAAGTTCTTCACGGGCGGGACGCAGACCGACACCGGTGAAGAAGTTTCGTGGGACGCGATCAAGGCGGCGCTCAAGGAAGTCGTCGACGCGGAGGACAAGTCCAAGCCGCTGAGCGACGACGCGATCGCCAAGGCGCTCGCGGACCGCGGCGTCGAGATCGCGCGGCGCACCGTCGCCAAGTACCGCGACCAGCTCAGCATCCCGTCGGCGAGGATGCGGAAGCAGTATTGAAACGGAAGGCAGCGCGGAGCAGGGAGTAGGCAGCAGGAGGAACGGCTCCCCGCTGTCTTCTTACTTCGTTCCCGCCAGCGCGCGGACGGTCATGTCGAAGCGTCGGACCATGCTCGAATAGAGCCCGTAGACGATGATCGTCAGGAGCGCTGCGCCGACGGCGGCGCCGATGGCCAGCGAGGTGCGCGCCGCGCCGAGGCCGCCCTCGGAGATCGTGGAGCTCATGCCCTCGGTCGGGTTGACGATCGCGAAGAGCAGCGTCGCCGGGTTGAGCGCCGCGAGGGCCGGGCCGACGTACGCGGCGCCCCTTCCGGCCTGCCAGCCGCAGAGCCCGACGATGCCGGTGATCGCGGCGATGACGCCGAAGGCGAAGATGACCGAGCCGATCGTGCCCTTGCTTTTGACGCTCCACTGCAGGCTGATCAGAACGACGAAGGCCATGAAGGGCAGCGCGAGCAGCGGGGCGAGCAGCGCGCCTTCGGGCAGGACCGCCGGCGTGTCGATCGTGCCCCCGATGAGCCGGTCGGTGACGAGGACGCCCCCGTCGCGACCGAAGCCCCCGGCGAGCACGTAGAGCGACGCGAGCGCGAGCGTCGCGAGGGGGACGCACAGGAAGGGCAGCAGGAAGGCGATGAGCCCGCGGAGCTTGCCTCGCAGATAGTCCCTGGGCGTGATGGGCGTGGTCAGCAGGATGTCGAGCGACCCGTCCTCGCGCTCGCGCGAGACGGCGGTGGCGCTCATGTTCACCGCGACGAGCGTGATGACCGCGAGTTGCGTCCAGACCGTCGCGAGAAGCGTGAAGCGGAACCCCGTGTGCGACATCCCGCCGCCGTGATAGAACGCGAGGATGCCCAGCGCCCACAGCAGGCCCACCGCGATGAACGCGTAGCGCGCGACGAGGTTCGCGCCCGAGCCGGCGCGGCTGGCGGCCTCGCGCCAGGCGATGGAGTTGTTCCAGACATGGCGCGGCGGGCGGCGGCGCTCGGCGCTGCCCTTGCGCAGGATGCGCCGGATCAGCCCCACGCGTTCGACCCCGACGACGCGCCGGGTGACGAAGGCGCTGACGGTGACGAGCGCGACGCTCAGCCCGGCGGAAAGCCAGCACCACAGGAGAACCGGGCTCCCGAACCACACCCTGGCGAGGGCGGACATCTGCCCGAGGGTGATGGGGTCGGGGCGCCGGTAGTCGGAGGGGCTGAGCAGGGCCTGGAGGGCGAGGAATGGGTTGAGCGGAGTGAGCGCCGTC contains:
- a CDS encoding ABC transporter permease subunit, which gives rise to MPAVLRWLLNLGPTNPIVVRIVQGGSRRTRHMYIRTAYLAVLIAVLLWSLLLRAGAGALSYRDLAAAGASSFEAVAYLQIALICLLAPVFMAGAIAQEANPRTWEVLLSTPLSPGQIVLGNLLGRLFFILALLFSSLPLFAITQYFGGVPGRSIVLSYLIAACAALLVGSIAVFLSVGRIAGRRAVFAFYISVVSYLGATYAIDLALRASSPAGYGGVTALTPLNPFLALQALLSPSDYRRPDPITLGQMSALARVWFGSPVLLWCWLSAGLSVALVTVSAFVTRRVVGVERVGLIRRILRKGSAERRRPPRHVWNNSIAWREAASRAGSGANLVARYAFIAVGLLWALGILAFYHGGGMSHTGFRFTLLATVWTQLAVITLVAVNMSATAVSREREDGSLDILLTTPITPRDYLRGKLRGLIAFLLPFLCVPLATLALASLYVLAGGFGRDGGVLVTDRLIGGTIDTPAVLPEGALLAPLLALPFMAFVVLISLQWSVKSKGTIGSVIFAFGVIAAITGIVGLCGWQAGRGAAYVGPALAALNPATLLFAIVNPTEGMSSTISEGGLGAARTSLAIGAAVGAALLTIIVYGLYSSMVRRFDMTVRALAGTK